A genomic segment from Ruegeria sp. TM1040 encodes:
- a CDS encoding MotA/TolQ/ExbB proton channel family protein gives MSEIREFWTAIKASLLEVVEIGGPVVVVLIGLSIVSAATVLYKLWQFRRSGVGRHRSISMALEAYERGDAKTARALLAQSSSYLVAPLQRAMQGGAGPDHARQSDRCDAEAEALFSRLETGLGFLDLVAQLAPLIGLFGTVLGMIEAFQGLQAAGTSVDPTVLAGGIWVALLTTAAGLAVAMPVAAVHGWLSAAVERDRVFANHALRRVFAPDALTPVQLSPKEAA, from the coding sequence ATGAGTGAGATCAGGGAGTTCTGGACGGCAATAAAGGCGTCCTTGCTGGAGGTGGTGGAGATCGGCGGGCCGGTGGTCGTGGTGCTTATTGGACTGTCGATCGTCAGTGCGGCGACGGTGTTATACAAGCTCTGGCAGTTCCGGCGCTCAGGCGTGGGGCGTCACCGGAGCATTTCCATGGCGCTGGAAGCCTATGAACGCGGCGATGCCAAGACCGCCCGCGCGCTGTTGGCCCAATCATCAAGCTATCTGGTTGCGCCCCTCCAGCGCGCCATGCAAGGCGGCGCTGGCCCAGATCATGCAAGACAGTCGGATCGTTGCGATGCGGAGGCGGAGGCCCTGTTTTCGCGCCTTGAAACCGGGCTTGGGTTTCTGGATCTGGTGGCGCAACTTGCGCCGCTTATCGGGCTGTTTGGCACCGTTCTGGGGATGATCGAGGCGTTTCAGGGACTTCAGGCTGCGGGCACCTCGGTTGATCCCACTGTTCTGGCCGGGGGCATCTGGGTTGCGCTTTTGACCACGGCTGCGGGGTTGGCGGTGGCGATGCCTGTGGCTGCCGTGCATGGCTGGCTCAGCGCAGCGGTGGAGCGTGACCGGGTGTTTGCCAATCACGCGTTGCGTCGGGTCTTTGCGCCCGACGCGCTCACCCCGGTGCAGTTGAGCCCGAAAGAGGCCGCCTGA
- a CDS encoding ExbD/TolR family protein produces MALRLGCKKRRRLSMTSLIDVIFLLLLFFMLSSTFSRFGSVDLMAANAGSGRSDETRPVFLKLAPTQMSLNGEALALEGLGMRLDALRAQRQGTPHQLLLSLSGAVTSQRLVDVLAVLRRQPDLAVTVVE; encoded by the coding sequence ATGGCACTGCGCTTGGGATGTAAAAAGAGGCGCAGACTGTCGATGACTTCGCTCATCGATGTGATCTTTCTGCTGCTGTTGTTCTTTATGCTCTCTTCGACGTTTTCGCGCTTTGGCAGTGTCGACCTCATGGCCGCCAACGCCGGATCGGGGCGTTCCGATGAGACGCGTCCAGTGTTTTTGAAACTCGCGCCCACGCAGATGTCGCTGAATGGTGAAGCACTCGCTCTTGAGGGGCTTGGGATGCGCCTTGACGCCTTGCGGGCGCAACGGCAGGGGACGCCGCATCAGTTGTTGCTGAGCCTGTCCGGCGCGGTGACCTCACAGCGTTTGGTGGACGTGCTCGCGGTTTTGCGTCGCCAGCCGGATCTCGCCGTGACGGTGGTGGAGTAA
- a CDS encoding ExbD/TolR family protein, with amino-acid sequence MPIERRTKKSHREPTIALINVVFLMLVFFMVAGSLAPSLDPTVRLVQASELEAAPPPDALVIRADGSLHFRGAELTSPEAYVRIIWEEEDAFTARLVPDRALPASTLLTIAKELRRLGAERVTLLSEQSLT; translated from the coding sequence ATGCCGATAGAACGACGCACGAAAAAGAGCCACCGCGAGCCGACGATTGCGCTCATCAACGTGGTGTTCCTGATGCTGGTCTTCTTCATGGTGGCGGGATCGCTTGCGCCCTCACTGGACCCAACGGTGCGCCTGGTGCAAGCCTCAGAGCTGGAGGCCGCACCCCCGCCGGACGCTCTGGTGATCCGGGCCGATGGTAGCCTGCATTTTCGCGGTGCCGAGCTCACCTCTCCTGAGGCCTATGTGCGCATCATCTGGGAAGAGGAAGACGCCTTTACCGCGCGTCTGGTGCCGGACCGCGCCTTGCCGGCCAGCACGCTTTTGACCATCGCAAAGGAACTGCGCCGGCTTGGCGCAGAACGGGTGACACTCTTGTCAGAACAGAGCCTCACATGA
- a CDS encoding TonB family protein codes for MIARSPLIACVSLFCALAAHAALLVDLEETAVEIEGGDTQAPAALGSSFADLVQGTATTVEADATRHTTPVDPVPPAPTTQVSATPIAPVSTPASAPRSAAVSAPVMPAVPPVTEASPSPIAAAVAPVEAPAREVQPDQAEALDTASELAPQESPRPLRRPEAAPQARDKAETQAPAAPAPRGNSTVNARAGSETGAEQQRASQAASTRPAAGSGAGNAAASNYPGQVMRKISRVRKPRTSVRGVAHVSFVIGSGGQLASVRIRKSSGSTELDQLALQQIRRAAPFPPPPVGARTQYSIAIKGR; via the coding sequence ATGATTGCGCGTTCGCCTTTGATTGCCTGTGTATCGCTCTTTTGTGCGCTGGCTGCCCATGCGGCTCTCCTGGTGGATCTCGAAGAGACCGCTGTGGAAATCGAAGGGGGGGACACCCAAGCGCCCGCAGCGCTGGGCAGCAGTTTTGCGGACCTTGTTCAGGGCACTGCCACAACTGTCGAGGCTGATGCCACGCGCCACACCACGCCGGTTGATCCTGTTCCCCCCGCGCCGACAACGCAGGTGAGCGCCACACCAATCGCGCCGGTTTCCACGCCCGCTTCTGCGCCGCGCTCTGCTGCGGTCTCGGCGCCTGTGATGCCTGCTGTGCCCCCCGTGACGGAGGCTTCGCCCTCGCCGATTGCTGCGGCGGTGGCTCCTGTTGAGGCCCCAGCCCGCGAGGTTCAGCCCGACCAGGCCGAGGCTCTGGACACCGCTTCAGAGCTGGCACCTCAAGAGAGCCCGCGCCCGCTGCGCCGCCCCGAAGCTGCGCCACAGGCACGCGACAAGGCGGAAACGCAAGCCCCGGCAGCGCCTGCGCCGCGCGGCAACAGCACCGTCAACGCCCGCGCGGGCAGCGAGACGGGCGCAGAACAACAGCGCGCGAGCCAAGCCGCTAGCACCCGGCCTGCAGCGGGCAGTGGCGCGGGGAATGCGGCGGCGTCCAATTATCCGGGGCAGGTGATGCGCAAGATTTCCCGCGTGCGCAAACCCCGAACCTCGGTGCGGGGGGTGGCGCATGTGTCCTTTGTGATCGGCAGCGGTGGACAGTTGGCGTCGGTGCGCATTCGCAAGAGCTCCGGCTCGACAGAGCTCGATCAACTGGCGCTGCAGCAGATCCGCAGAGCCGCGCCGTTCCCGCCGCCACCCGTGGGCGCGCGGACGCAATACTCTATTGCGATCAAAGGCCGTTAG
- a CDS encoding aspartate/glutamate racemase family protein encodes MQRGGKTVYGASIGVLMLETRFPRIPGDIGHAESFDFPMQYRVVRGATPDRAVRQDPRALVEDFIAAGRDLVDMGCDGITTTCGYLSLIQDQIKDALGVPVAASSLMQVPMVQALLPAGQRVGILTVSRPALTEAHLAAAGVAADTPVVGTEEGRAFCDGFLNDRLEIDIEACRADLLGAAQQLCTTHPEVGAIVLECTNMVPFAYDIRRATGLPVYSIESFLKWFQAGLMPRRFQSELADPRWR; translated from the coding sequence ATGCAACGCGGCGGCAAAACGGTCTATGGCGCGAGCATCGGCGTGTTGATGCTGGAAACACGCTTTCCCCGCATACCCGGTGACATCGGCCATGCCGAGAGCTTTGATTTTCCGATGCAATATCGTGTTGTACGCGGGGCGACACCGGATCGCGCCGTGCGGCAGGACCCGCGCGCGCTGGTCGAGGACTTCATCGCCGCTGGCCGCGATCTGGTCGATATGGGCTGTGATGGGATCACCACAACCTGCGGGTACCTGTCGCTCATTCAGGACCAGATCAAGGATGCGCTCGGCGTGCCAGTCGCGGCCTCCTCTTTGATGCAGGTTCCAATGGTGCAAGCCCTGCTTCCGGCTGGACAAAGGGTTGGCATCCTCACGGTTTCTCGCCCCGCCCTTACAGAGGCGCATTTGGCCGCAGCGGGCGTCGCAGCAGACACGCCTGTTGTCGGCACCGAAGAGGGGCGCGCCTTCTGCGATGGCTTTCTCAATGACCGGCTTGAGATCGACATCGAGGCCTGCCGCGCCGATCTGCTGGGCGCAGCACAGCAGCTATGCACAACCCACCCCGAGGTCGGCGCCATCGTGCTCGAGTGCACCAATATGGTGCCCTTCGCCTATGATATCCGCCGCGCAACCGGCCTGCCCGTCTACTCCATCGAGAGCTTTCTAAAATGGTTTCAGGCCGGTCTGATGCCGCGCCGGTTTCAATCCGAACTGGCCGATCCGCGCTGGCGCTAA